A single window of Leifsonia poae DNA harbors:
- a CDS encoding ROK family protein: MVENGVLHRGHHGGGGEMKYLSLIEGVGSTVGIGRLAQDWAQDAVGDHLQTKLTSESVAADVFRLGEEGDDVAHDISGRLLDRLARVIATLVSLLDPGRIVLGGGVATSLQPLIPELRLRVEEHTAFASELLASPLASDIVIQGAVHAALAHVWDHALKSSPSAPTAIR; this comes from the coding sequence ATCGTCGAGAACGGTGTTCTCCACCGCGGACACCACGGCGGCGGGGGCGAGATGAAATACCTCAGCCTAATCGAGGGCGTCGGCAGCACAGTGGGAATCGGGCGACTGGCTCAGGATTGGGCGCAGGACGCAGTTGGCGACCATCTGCAGACGAAGCTGACGTCCGAGAGCGTCGCCGCCGACGTGTTCCGGCTGGGAGAGGAGGGCGACGACGTGGCTCACGACATCTCCGGCCGCCTCCTCGACCGTCTGGCGCGCGTCATCGCGACCCTCGTCAGCCTCCTCGACCCCGGCCGAATCGTCCTTGGCGGCGGAGTGGCGACGTCGCTCCAGCCACTCATCCCCGAACTCCGCCTGCGCGTCGAGGAGCACACGGCGTTCGCCAGCGAGTTGCTCGCCTCGCCCCTGGCGAGCGACATCGTCATCCAGGGCGCGGTGCACGCGGCGCTCGCCCATGTCTGGGATCATGCTCTGAAGAGTTCCCCCAGCGCTCCCACGGCGATCCGCTAG
- a CDS encoding PadR family transcriptional regulator translates to MKITPSLVKVATALLDAPKERHWGYRLSVDSGVRSGVLYPILGRMMDEGWLTDGWEDPSEANGRPPRRYYEITDTGLRELGAAQSRFLASQARVGATSPNRQGWR, encoded by the coding sequence ATGAAGATCACTCCGTCTCTCGTGAAGGTCGCGACCGCACTCCTCGACGCCCCAAAGGAACGACACTGGGGATACCGGTTGAGTGTGGACAGCGGTGTTCGGTCAGGCGTCCTCTACCCAATCCTTGGACGCATGATGGACGAAGGATGGCTGACCGACGGCTGGGAGGATCCCAGCGAAGCTAACGGCCGCCCTCCCCGCCGCTATTACGAGATCACCGATACGGGCCTTCGTGAGTTGGGAGCGGCTCAGAGTCGATTCCTCGCATCACAGGCTCGCGTGGGGGCGACAAGCCCCAACAGGCAAGGCTGGCGATGA
- a CDS encoding DUF1643 domain-containing protein, whose protein sequence is MFQQRATQPSDMHVAYSPELKAENERHIAEFIGGRRLELLAAWGETIMARSYLRGMLRGIVGLPEAASCNWRSIGDPLKERPSAPPREQAMRGHCVRSTFTAICVGCEMLLRANTLNQLLTTAWHATSMSA, encoded by the coding sequence GTGTTTCAACAGCGCGCAACGCAACCCAGTGACATGCATGTCGCCTACAGTCCGGAGCTGAAAGCGGAGAATGAGCGGCACATTGCCGAGTTCATCGGCGGGCGCCGACTCGAGCTGCTAGCCGCCTGGGGCGAGACGATTATGGCGCGATCGTACCTGCGCGGCATGCTTCGCGGCATCGTGGGCCTCCCAGAAGCCGCGTCCTGTAACTGGAGATCTATCGGTGACCCTCTAAAAGAGCGGCCATCCGCGCCCCCTCGCGAGCAAGCTATGCGTGGCCACTGCGTCCGTTCGACATTCACGGCTATCTGCGTGGGCTGTGAAATGCTTCTGCGTGCGAACACGCTCAATCAACTGTTGACGACGGCGTGGCACGCGACCAGCATGTCGGCATGA